In a single window of the Sesamum indicum cultivar Zhongzhi No. 13 linkage group LG16, S_indicum_v1.0, whole genome shotgun sequence genome:
- the LOC105178550 gene encoding nuclear transcription factor Y subunit B-3 produces the protein MAESDNDSGGHSNSNASSREQDRFLPIANVSRIMKKALPANAKISKDAKETVQECVSEFISFVTGEASDKCQREKRKTINGDDLLWAMTTLGFEEYVEPLKVYLAKYREMEGEKTAVGVAKEGGGSSGGSAVTSGGGFNGGPVVGGGIYGGPVMGYHHGGQMYSAGGGSGGFQHIGGVGVGGAVGKGSLGNAGSSGSYGGGGGGSGGGASTGRPR, from the coding sequence ATGGCGGAGTCGGACAACGATTCAGGGGGGCATAGCAACAGTAACGCGAGCAGCAGAGAGCAGGACAGGTTTTTACCAATTGCTAACGTAAGCAGAATCATGAAGAAAGCTCTTCCTGCAAACGCCAAGATCTCCAAGGACGCGAAGGAAACAGTGCAAGAATGTGTTTCAGAGTTCATCAGTTTTGTCACCGGTGAAGCCTCTGATAAATGTCAGAGGGAGAAGAGGAAGACTATTAATGGAGATGATTTGCTTTGGGCCATGACAACGCTTGGGTTTGAAGAGTATGTGGAGCCCTTGAAAGTTTACTTAGCGAAGTACAGAGAGATGGAGGGGGAGAAGACTGCTGTCGGGGTAGCTAAAGAGGGGGGTGGGAGCAGTGGTGGCTCTGCTGTGACTTCTGGCGGTGGTTTTAATGGTGGTCCGGTAGTGGGTGGAGGAATTTATGGGGGTCCTGTGATGGGCTATCATCATGGAGGACAGATGTATAGCGCTGGTGGTGGTTCTGGGGGATTTCAGCATATTGGCGGTGTGGGGGTTGGTGGTGCTGTGGGCAAAGGGAGTCTGGGCAATGCAGGCAGCTCTGGCAGCTATggcggaggtggtggtggtagtGGTGGTGGAGCATCCACTGGGAGGCCAAGGTAG